Proteins encoded in a region of the Phaenicophaeus curvirostris isolate KB17595 chromosome 1, BPBGC_Pcur_1.0, whole genome shotgun sequence genome:
- the DDX3X gene encoding ATP-dependent RNA helicase DDX3X, with the protein MSHVAVENALSLDQQFSGLDLNSSDSQSEGSSTSKGRYIPPHLRNREASRQGFDSGGWSSSRDKDAYSSFGARSDRGAKPSFFDRGNGSRGGRYDERGRGSDYDRSGFGRFDRGGGNSRWCDKPDEDDWSKPLPPSERLEQELFSGSNTGINFEKYDDIPVEATGSNCPPHIESFSDVDMGEIIMGNIELTRYTRPTPVQKHAIPIIKEKRDLMACAQTGSGKTAAFLLPILSQIYADGPGDALRAMKENGRYGRRKQYPISLVLAPTRELAVQIYEEARKFAYRSRVRPCVVYGGADIGQQIRDLERGCHLLVATPGRLVDMMERGKIGLDFCKYLVLDEADRMLDMGFEPQIRRIVEQDTMPPKGVRHTMMFSATFPKEIQMLARDFLDEYIFLAVGRVGSTSENITQKVVWVEESDKRSFLLDLLNATGKDSLTLVFVETKKGADALEDFLYHEGYACTSIHGDRSQRDREEALHQFRSGKSPILVATAVAARGLDISNVKHVINFDLPSDIEEYVHRIGRTGRVGNLGLATSFFNERNINITKDLLDLLVEAKQEVPSWLENMAYEQHHKGGGSRGRSKSSRFSGGFGARDYRTSSSAGSSSFSSSRSTSSRPGGSGSRGFGGGGYGGFYNSDGYGGNYNSQGVDWWGN; encoded by the exons GTTTTGACAGCGGTGGATGGAGTTCTAGCAGGGACAAGGATGCATACAGCAGCTTTGGTGCGCGGTCTGACCGTGGAGCGAAACCAAGCTTCTTTGACCGTGGAAATGGATCAAGAGGAGGAAG GTATGATGAACGTGGAAGAGGTAGCGACTACGATAGGAGTGGGTTTGGTAGATTTGACCGTGGTGGTGGAAACAGCCGCTGGTGTGACAAACCAGACGAGGATGACTGGTCAAAgcctcttcccccaagtgaaCGCCTGGAACA AGAGCTCTTTTCAGGAAGCAATACTGGCATTAACTTTGAGAAATACGATGATATTCCTGTTGAAGCAACAGGCAGCAACTGTCCTCCACATATTGAAAGT TTCAGTGATGTTGACATGGGAGAAATTATTATGGGAAACATTGAGCTCACACGTTACACCCGTCCTACACCAGTCCAGAAACATGCAATACCTATTATTAAGGAAAAGAGAGACTTGATGGCCTGTGCACAGACAG GGTCTGGGAAAACGGCTGCATTTCTCCTACCAATATTGAGCCAGATCTATGCAGATGGCCCTGGTGATGCCTTGAGAGCTATGAAG GAGAATGGAAGGTATGGTCGCCgtaaacaatatccaatctcacTGGTCTTGGCTCCCACTAGAGAACTGGCTGTGCAGATCTATGAGGAAGCCAGAAAG tTTGCATACCGTTCCAGAGTTCGTCCCTGTGTTGTATATGGTGGTGCAGACATTGGGCAGCAGATACGTGACTTAGAACGTGGATGTCACTTGCTTGTAGCAACTCCAGGACGACTGGTTGATATGATGGAGAGGGGAAAGATTGGATTGGATTTCTGCAA GTACCTGGTGCTTGATGAAGCTGACAGAATGCTTGATATGGGTTTTGAACCTCAAATTCGTCGAATTGTTGAACAAGATACTATGCCACCAAAAGGGGTTCGTCACACCATGATGTTCAGTGCTACTTTCCCCAAGGAAATCCAG atgcttgCTCGTGACTTCCTTGATGAGTATATCTTTCTGGCTGTTGGCAGAGTAGGTTCTACATCTGAGAATATCACACAGAAAGTGGTGTGGGTGGAAGAGTCAGACAAACGATCATTTTTGCTTGACCTGCTAAATGCTACAG GCAAGGATTCCTTGACCCTGGTGTTTGTGGAAACAAAAAAGGGTGCAGACGCTCTTGAGGACTTCTTGTACCATGAAGGATATGCCTGTACAAGTATACATGGAGATCGCTCTCAAAGAGACAGAGAGGAAGCGCTGCACCAGTTCCGTTCGGGCAAGAGTCCAATTCTTGTTGCCACAGCA GTAGCAGCAAGAGGACTGGATATCTCAAACGTAAAGCATGTCATAAACTTTGACTTGCCCAGTGACATTGAAGAATATGTACATCGTATTGGTCGTACGGGCCGTGTAGGAAACCTTG GTCTTGCCACCTCATTCTTCAATGAGAGAAACATAAACATCACTAAGGACTTGCTTGATCTTCTTGTGGAGGCTAAGCAAGAAGTACCATCTTGGCTGGAAAACATGGCTTATGAACAGCATCACAAAGGAGGTGGCAGCCGTGGGCGATCTAAGAG CAGCAGATTCAGTGGAGGATTTGGTGCCAGAGACTATCGAACAAgtagcagtgctggcagcagtaGCTTTAGTAGCAGTCGATCAACCAGCAGCCGCCCTGGAGGAAGTGGCAGCAGAGGCTTTGGAG GTGGTGGTTATGGAGGCTTCTACAACAGTGATGGATATGGAGGAAATTATAACTCCCAGGGCGTTGACTGGTGGGGTAACTGA